gttgtgcgtgtataataataataatacagagcGTGTTTCAACTGTGTATTTCAGTATTTGATATCTTACAGCCGTTTACCTTCTATATATGATGCACCAGATGCCCCTGCCCACCTCCTGATTAAGCTTTATTATTCATCTAATTATTTGAATGTGTACCTATTGGTTTACCTAATTTGACTATCTCAGATTTTAGAAACGTGAAAACAAATATGTTCATGTATCGtaatataaaccataaaaatggttttgtaACAAGGCATCAATTGTACAAAATCAtgcaaaaatgttaattagaaataatttattggttgGGATAAAACTATTGACGTAAGacatactttataatactCTATTCAGTTCCATGGTGTGtttcaatcaatttttttgtttaattctaACCCATCAAATTCCTAAccataggtattaaaatacacttttcttatggtttatttatttatttatttatattcatattatttatgtataaaaattagtagaaatgtaaaaacaaattaaaataataacaaataatagatgaaatataaatatctaataaaacagatataaaaaaatataattcataaaaataatacaataacacaattacataattacaaattagtaaaatttagATAGAGATATAGATTAAATGAGAACgtggtaatatttataatttaagatcaACATTTGTTAGTCACTCTACGACAAGTGAGGGCACACTAGAAAAGTCGTCCAAACTttcattgtgttttttttgtatttggtCATTAATTCtcacatttttttgttatggtGGCCGCAATCACAGTTCGGTGTTggggtttaatttattttttaattcaatgaattattgaagtcttagttaaatatatttggaaaaaaaatattatcgttgcttatatttttaatattatcatccatgtatttaaatttattaccctGTGGAACTTATATcgatatacatatcatatgcttatatataagtatataatcaacgtatttatttgaatatataaaaatgattgttcATTTATTAGTACTTTGGAATCTAAGAAGTTATAAATCCTATcgaataagttatatttacataattataaggtATTCGGTTAGTGCTGGCAttggtttttgttttagtttgacgccgccaaaaaaaaaaaacccctaACAggcttatattatgtttgactgGTTgggtagttattatataatacagatcTATATTTCGTTCTATTTCCAGATTGCATTAAGTTCGGTATCAGCCGCCTGGTGGAAAAGTTTAACGACAGCCGTTCGACTTACGATACGTCGTATGCTgcgaacaacaacaacaacatcaCCAAGAGCCTCAATGAACCGGATGTCGACAACCGTCGCggtgacgatgacgacgacgaacgAGAATTGAAGAGCGGCCGTTGCACGAGAGAGTTAGGCCGGAAGATATGGTCACCGATGAGGAGTTCGCCATCGCCATCCTCGTCGTCCGAATTGGACGTGGAAAGCCGATTAGCATCGCCGGACATCGACGTGACCAAGTGTGGCTCTACCCCGCCACCACTGGTGCAACCATCGCAACCTGCCGTCTCTATAGTGCAAGTGACCACCCGCAAGCCACCCGTGACCGCCAAGAACTCGGAGGCGTTTAGCGTTAGCGCGCTACTCAAGCCAGACGCGCCCCGCACCACCAGACATCCGTTCAACAATCATCACCACCACCATCATCAGCAGCAACACCACCAACAGCATCACcaccagcagcagcaacagccgCCGGCCATGACAGCCGCTGACACAATTTCGGTCACCAGATCGTTATTGTATCCGGCCGTCCAGTTCCCGGATCTGATCAAAGACACCCGGAAGGAAGTGCACCTGCACCCGTCCGCGGCCAATACGCTGCTCCAGAAACACTTTTCCGGTTTCAGCTTTCACCCACACTTCTATTCAGCCGCCAACATGTTAAACCCATCTAGTGGCTCACCTGAGCACGCTGGCAGCGGTGCCGGCAGCGGTGGCAGTGGTGACCCGCACACTGACAACAATCACAACCTGCTCACTAACTCACTGTACCTAAGCCTGGGTGCCGTGcaggccgccgccgccgccgctttTGTCCATCCGCTGTCCACAACCGGTAAGTCAACGACGTAGTTATACGGTTATACCCACTCAATTATAACTgccctacatattatatattatgctataagtATTCTCCCCACTTTTGCCAGTTAgggatatttttttccaatcaCGATTGAATAAACTTGTTTGTGCGTTAAGTCAAAGTTAGAGAATtctcaataattttcttaataattgagAAAAATTAGCGGTGGAAAACGATGATATAAACTTAATACCAGATttcgaattaataaaattttgttatacaGAGAGAACTAAgtgagaataatatataattgtgtatatagactattgtcatttaattttcataaaataattaatcttcagaaatttaaaagttttaaagcttaaagtttttttacaaattaagatTGAATTgtcaaaattgttgttttattggccttaatatttgaaaatgtaaatcattcttataaactgaaaaatagcagttaatttacaataaaataaatacataaaagtcacatttttttttataacaagataatacctatttactatttactactTAGATTAGATGCATCTCATTCGTTCATAATTGTTAGTTATTTAACCATAGTTGTTCAcggttgaaaaaaatttgtaatcgtAGTTTTAGTTCATTGTTTCGATTGATAgtaatttttggtttattaGGTATCAATTAACAAAGTGTGGTTGctttaaagaattataaataaatataaattcttattacTCCAATCAAATGTTTGAAATTGCATGTACGATGTAGGTACctcaaatatatcattatccataatttatgtgtgtgattagttattacttattagtatgaGGGTTACCAACGTATTATTATGGTCGTTAATTAGGAAATAGGGGGAAGGGTTCTTTAAAACGACCTAGGCGCCAATATGTGTTCACTCATAAATTGAATAgtcacaatataatttaactgcaGTACTTTTTGTCTATAAGAAACATTTCcaattcaataaaacaatttcactTATCATATTGCATattctaaaactaaaatttaaaaaaacttaaaaatcaagtaaaagagtaatataaaattaaaataataattaataaatatacgtactTACGTACGGAAACTACTTAGTTTCCtttgtaaaatacttttttcgattctatgtacttatttatatattatgttaaaattagtaacaaataacaatacataatataatgtattgaacgtttaaattatttatatatactattgttataatttagttttgagtagaataattaaactataattcttcgtttacataataatagtttattagttcACGATGTTATGGAATTacgttatttgatttaattttcgtacAGCTAACCCGTACTATAGTACCATAAGTTATTACGAATTTTTAGGGACCAAAAACTAAGCATCTCATTTCACTCAGCTAATCTTTGACCCATcacttcaaaatataaaacatggtAGTGTAGTGTAGTTCATTATATaagggaaaataaaaaaaattaattttatgatgatCTTCCCATTCGTAAAAATttacgtataattttaaaactatcttACAAAATGATGATTAgtgattttaaatctattttaatagaaatcagtgaaattaaaaaacaaataaaatatttttatttattatttttttttttttgatatagaaagATCGTTGCAAAATGTCTAAAAtcgaattcaatataaaaatgcgtACTTACAATGCTACTAGTAAAATAACCAAgtctatattgtatttatttataggtactatattatagtatagttaaGTTAATACTCATTTTATCTTCACCAATTTATTGATACATTAAAATGGTTTAGTATCAATTGTcaactttttcattttttttttttttttttatcgatcaaccatataataatataacaattaactaaTGTGTGGGCTACCCTTTTACCAAGTTGAAACAAATACCCGTAACTCGACCTTCACAcgaggtatattaaaattgacgtGCATGTGTGTGCCATCATATTGCAGGCATGAATTCACCGGCGGCCAATCCGTTCCACTCGTCTGGCCAACAGCAGACTTCGGGTGGTGTTGTGGTGCCTCACCCGTCAGCCGAGGATATGATGAAGCTGCGACAGCAGTTCGCGCCTGGCGCTAACCAGCCGCTAGCCGCTGCGCCGCCGTCGGACCCCGGTGGCCACATGCGACACCATCACATGCTAATGAGGGGCTCAGTATTCGGAGACGTGTACTCGTGCATCAAGTGTGACAAAATGTTCCCCACGTCGCACGGCTTGGAGGTGCACTCCCGGAGGTCACACAACGGCAAGAGGCCATTCTCATGCGAGCTGTGCAACAAATCGTTCGGTGCCGAGATAAGCCTGAACCAACATCGGTTAGTCGTGTCCGACCCGttctataataatcaaattcttaccttcattgaaat
This genomic stretch from Rhopalosiphum maidis isolate BTI-1 chromosome 3, ASM367621v3, whole genome shotgun sequence harbors:
- the LOC113556223 gene encoding protein glass translates to MEITVSAPIDFSVSVKRTPPTAVVRTPSSGAAAAAAAAAAVATSCDSGASSNTAAQQSNDGRRSPVVPSSGLLKFVQHDHQHHHHHHHHATGAAVLNTAVVNGHHHSSAGGNSAFRLVTPKAKHNDCIKFGISRLVEKFNDSRSTYDTSYAANNNNNITKSLNEPDVDNRRGDDDDDERELKSGRCTRELGRKIWSPMRSSPSPSSSSELDVESRLASPDIDVTKCGSTPPPLVQPSQPAVSIVQVTTRKPPVTAKNSEAFSVSALLKPDAPRTTRHPFNNHHHHHHQQQHHQQHHHQQQQQPPAMTAADTISVTRSLLYPAVQFPDLIKDTRKEVHLHPSAANTLLQKHFSGFSFHPHFYSAANMLNPSSGSPEHAGSGAGSGGSGDPHTDNNHNLLTNSLYLSLGAVQAAAAAAFVHPLSTTGMNSPAANPFHSSGQQQTSGGVVVPHPSAEDMMKLRQQFAPGANQPLAAAPPSDPGGHMRHHHMLMRGSVFGDVYSCIKCDKMFPTSHGLEVHSRRSHNGKRPFSCELCNKSFGAEISLNQHRWLCCRRSAHNVEKLFECKQCGKTFKRSSTLSTHLLIHSDTRPYPCQFCGKRFHQKSDMKKHTYIHTGEKPHKCQVCGKAFSQSSNLITHSRKHTGYKPFACDLCGRAFQRKVDLRRHKETQHTDFRSGNLT